The Heyndrickxia acidicola sequence GTTCGTTAACAGGGACTTCCAAATGGAAAGAGGCGAAGGCAAAATAAAAGGAGGGATCATCCCCTTATCCACAATCCATTCCCATATACTGATCACAAAAATGATCACCAATAAAAACAAACCATATTCCTTTCGCCAACGGTTTAATTTAGTCTTCATCATTAATCAGACACTCCAATTCTTTTCTTACATGAATAAATTCAGACTGATAGATGATTTCCGGACTTCTTGGTCTTTTAAAATACACTTTCACTTCCTTTAATGGCTTTCCATTTTCTTTAGGCAGGATATAAATACGATCACTGAGTAAAATGGCTTCTTCTAAGTCATGCGTAATAAATAGGATTGTTTTTTGGAGATCCTCCCATAAATCCAAAAGCCATTTATGCACTTTTCGCTTCGTCAAAGAATCCAGTGCTCCAAAAGGTTCATCTAACAGCAAAAGATCTTTTGCCGAAATGAGGGATCTTAAAAAAGCGACACGCTGTCTCATTCCCCCTGAGAGCTCGTGTGGATAGGCATGTTCAAAAGAAAGTAAATCAAATTTAGACAGCCATTCCCTGATTTCAGCTTGCTTCTCCTTTTTATTCACTTTGGATATTTCCAATGGAAGCATAATATTTTCCGTCACCGTTCTCCAAGGTAAAAGCAAGTCTTTTTGCGGCATATAACCAATATTCCCTAAACGTTTATCCGGTGTCCCGTTTGAAAGAACAATCTCTCCATCTGACGGCTCCAGTAAACCTGAAATCACTTTAAACAAAGTGCTTTTCCCAGAACCGCTGGCTCCAATGATGGATACAAATTCCCCTTTCTCAATCTCCATGGAAAGATTCGCAAATACAGGCAGACCGTTCCCTTCATTATGAAAAATATACGCTACATTCTTTAAGGAAAGTAAATTAGACAGGCCAATCCCCTCCCTGATACACCATATCCCAAAACATATATTCAAATCTGGATGTTGTAATAAAATGTTCTTCCAAAACACTTAATTCCCGTTCACTTATTCCCTCTGCCAGGTGATCGAGTAAACGGATTAACCAGCTGGCTAAAGAACCGAATTCTTCAGAAGCATACATGGCAATCCACTCGCCATATAAGGCGTGTTCCTCAGAACCCGGATATTGTTCTTTTAGCATTTTACCGATTTCCCAGTAACTCCACATACAGGGAAGTAAAGAGGAAACCAATTCTGCAAGTGAACCCGTATGGGCAACATTCAGCATATATCGGGTGTAGGCAAGATTGATTGGGGCGGGCTTTGTTGCTTCCAACTGTTCATTCGTGATTCCAAACCTTTTCGCATATTGACGATGCAGGTCCATTTCGCCGTGGAGAGTATCATTCAAAAGCTTGGCAAAAGTGCTCATGGTCTCTAGATCTTTTGCTTTAATAGCCCCTAATGCAAAAAGT is a genomic window containing:
- the tenA gene encoding thiaminase II, whose protein sequence is MALSKRLYEKLKHVWFQTHQHPFVKGLGNGDLPAEAFIRYMKQDYVFLIDYSRLFALGAIKAKDLETMSTFAKLLNDTLHGEMDLHRQYAKRFGITNEQLEATKPAPINLAYTRYMLNVAHTGSLAELVSSLLPCMWSYWEIGKMLKEQYPGSEEHALYGEWIAMYASEEFGSLASWLIRLLDHLAEGISERELSVLEEHFITTSRFEYMFWDMVYQGGDWPV
- a CDS encoding ABC transporter ATP-binding protein — translated: MEIEKGEFVSIIGASGSGKSTLFKVISGLLEPSDGEIVLSNGTPDKRLGNIGYMPQKDLLLPWRTVTENIMLPLEISKVNKKEKQAEIREWLSKFDLLSFEHAYPHELSGGMRQRVAFLRSLISAKDLLLLDEPFGALDSLTKRKVHKWLLDLWEDLQKTILFITHDLEEAILLSDRIYILPKENGKPLKEVKVYFKRPRSPEIIYQSEFIHVRKELECLINDED